Below is a window of Coregonus clupeaformis isolate EN_2021a chromosome 15, ASM2061545v1, whole genome shotgun sequence DNA.
TGTCAAGCTATTCTTGCCAGGCCAATTGTCTATGTCCAAATCTTAATCAATCACAGAGCAGTTAATTAAATGCACCTTTGAATCACGGAAATAATGCTTGTAAACTTATTCAATGAAAAGATGCAcatctatttaaaaaaatatatataactacAATTGTACCTCACACAGGGTCATGGGATGTGGCTTTGCAAAATCAGACCAGCTGAAGAAACGCGACAGAGGAAGTAAACGCTTTTCTCATGTATTACCACCTCTATAAACCATTAAACCATTATAAACCAGTTTGGATTAGCCTAGAGAATAATGAACTCATCTTCTCTGTCTTGTTTTTCTGTTACCTACAGCCAGCCTCTTAGTCCCAGGTAAAGTCTTACAATTCAACATTTGTTTAATTCAACTTTGTTTTCAAAATTAACATTGATGTTATTATCATCATCACATACTGTGCAAGATTAACACTTGATTAACTAAGATTAACACTTGTACTTTGTTTATGTGTCTTTGTTTCCTGCAACGTGATGTGAAGCTGCCACAGGTGAGTCAGTCAATCTTCCGCTCGAGGACTAAATCACTACagatcattatggggtattggagGATCTGAATCTGTAATCTATGACTGAGTGTTCCAGTAGTTACTGTTAACCATATCATCAGACAAGCTAAGAATAGCTGTATTACTCCTCAGATGGGTATCAGACATTCAGACAAGCTACAAATAGCTGTAATACTGCTTTTCAGAAATAACTGAAGTGAAACAACTAAAGATACAGTGGGTCCAATAATGATAGCTAGCTAGATTTGCACGGTAAACCTGTGTGTTATTTTGTTAATGGGATCGTGATAGCAACAAGAGGGTTGTGAGTTCAACTCCCACAGGGATCACATACTGTAAGTGCCTATGTGTTGTAATATGCTCTCTCCCCCCGCTACTCATTCCTCCAGCCATGAGGGCAGCTCTCCTGATCCAACGTTGGTACCGTCAGTACGTGGCACGGCTGGAGATGAGACGCAGGTGCACCTGGAACATCTTCCAGTCCATCGAATATGCAGGAGAGCAGGATCAGATTAAGGTGGGACACCAGACACACATACCCAGCATTGCGGGAACACTACACAATCATATGACACCATGTGAttcttttagttttttttctccaaatagGATTtaatgaattatttattttattcttcttctatttcttcttcttctacttcttTATCTCAGCTCTACAACTTCTTTGGCTACCTCATGGATCACTTCACTCCAGCCAGCAGTGAGAGTAAGCAATCCTCTCACTTCATCCCCAGGCTATAGCCGAAGAAGTCAGGTGTATGAGATtagggatgcatcccaaatggcacactattgtCCATATAGTGCATTACCTATggacccttgtcaaaagtagtgaactacaaAGTGAATACTCGGTTGCCATTGGGGATGCAACCTAGCTTTCCTCCCATTAGCTCATTTGACTAATAGCCTACAGTACCTCCTCTGAAAAACCTGTGTCCTATCTCCATCTTAGGGAACCTGATCTCACACATCTTCCGTGAGAACAACATCTGCCGTAATGTAGATTGGGAGAGGTACTTCTGCTACAAGAGCATTGAGGTACCAGAGCTGTACTCTGGTCCCCACCTCTCTTTCCCCATAACATTTTCCAACGCAGCTGAGCTGGTGGAGGCCTTCAAGAACAAACAAGTAGGTATTCCTACTCACAAGTGATCCAGCAAGCAACCGTAGTGAGGGCCATCAGCAGCCTCCATGTGCCAAACCTCCATTCTACCACCAACTGTTGGGCAGAGGCTTGCCACCATGGTAGTTTTCTCTGCTGACTGCCCTCTTCTGTTGACTTTCTACTAATAAACTTCCCTCTCACTTCTCGTTTTCCCTCAAGCGTTCTGTTCTTCCCTGTCTGTTTTTCCCAGTAGCAGCTCCATTCTCGCTATGTCCTTCAGCTCCTTGGGGAgacctggaggctgctgaggATCCTCCCCAACATCAGTCAGATCTCCACCTGCCACAGCAAGGAGATCACCATCTGTGGTAGAAACATAATGACACATAAGGCTTTTAAACAATTCACTGGTTGTATAGCTTTATTGCTTCTTATGTTTTACCAACTTGTCACTCACTGGTAAACCCTCTCCCTCCCAACAGGAGACTTACATGGGCATCTTGAGGATCTTTTGTTGGTCTTCTACAAGGTGGATGCCACTTTTTTGTCAATGCACCACCACAATTCACATGACATCTCATTCATAATGAATGCAAACTAATTTAAGCTTTCTTTAAGAAGTATTTGACATGTACTTACCTATCCTGATCAGAATGGTTTACCATCGTCTGAGAAGCCTTATGTCTTCAATGGAGACTTTGTGGATCGAGGAAAAAATTCCCTGGAGATCCTCCTCATCCTGTTTTCCTTCCTCCTGGTCTATCCTAATGATGTCCATCTGAACAGAGGCAACCACGAGGACCACATCGTTAACCTAAGGTACTAtcagacatactgtatttacagtaTAATCCCTGCACTAACATACATAACATaagcatgtctacttctgctaagcatcccagtaaagcaatgaaaacagtcaagcatcccagaaaagtgctaaagaTAGCCCACGTCAACAAAgttctctgaaactcacttagataatacctttgatgatacagtggtagcaatacatagttataacatctacagaaaagacgGAAATGCCAAAGATGGAGGTGTTGCCGTTTATATttagaaccacattcctgtaaaactTAGAGTGGATCTcgtgttaaatactgttgaagtaatatggctacagattcatctgcctcacctaaagcccattctggtgggaagctgctatagaccaccaagtgctaacagtcagtatctggataacatgcttgataatgtatgtgatatcaacagagaggtacactaccgttcaaaagtttggggtcacttagaaatgtccttgttttcgaaagaaaagcaattttttgtccattaaaataacatcaagtcagaaatacagtgtagacattgttaatggtgtaaatggctattgtagctggaaacggcttatttttaatggaatatctacataggcgtacagaggcccattatcagccaccatcagtcctgtgttccaatggcacattgtgtttgctaatccaagtttatcattttaaaaggctaattgatcattagaaaacccttttgcaatcccagctgaaaactgttgtgctgattaaagaagcaataaaactggccttcttgagactagttgagtatctagagcatcagcaattgtgggttcgattacaggctcaaaatagccagaaacaaagaactttcttctgaaactcgttagtctattcttgttctgagaaatgaaggctattctatgcgagaaattgccaagaaactgaagatctcgtacaacgctgtgtactactcccttcacagaacagcgcaaactggctctaaccagaatagaaataggagtgggaggccccggtgcacaactgagcaagaggacaaatacattagagtgtctagtttgagaaacaggcacctcacaggtcctcaactggcagcttcattaaatagtacccgcaaaacaccagtctcaactaaaaacagtgaagaggtggctccgggatgctgacctaggcagagttgcaaagaaaaggccatatctcagactggccaaaaaaaaaaaatgattaagatgggcaaaagaacacagacaccagactttttctttgcaactctgcctaggtcagaaTCCCGGAgccacctcttcactgttgaagttgagactggtgttttgcgagtactatttaatgaagctgccagttgaggacctgacgagtttcagaagaaagttctttgtttctggccattttgagcctgtaatcgaacccacaattgctgatgctccagatactcaactagtctcaagaaggacaaggaaatgtctaagtgaccccaaacttttgaatggtagtgtatgtggTGATGGATGATGGAGTGGTGGCCTGAATGTGTTGGGTaaggtgttatgaaatgtaatgtcatgtagtatTTTAAACTGTATGTACTGGAAGTGTCTTATGttgctggaataataataataataaaaaatctcTTCTTCTCTGGTACTCCCCAGTAGAAACATAATTCAACACACTTTTATTTTCCCCCAGATATGGCTTCACCAAAGAGGTGCTTGGAAAATACAGGGTAGGTCTCACCTTGTGTCATTCTATAACATTGGATAACTGTTCAAATTGCTTTGCCTCACAACCCCAAACCAAGTGTTTTAAAAAACTATAATTTTCCCAGAGCAGTCCAATTATTTGACCTAGATTAACCTCACCATAGGTAGTTTATTCTGCTAATCAGAATCATGTCATCTTCCTGAGTATTACGTTTACCAGTGATCAGAGTCCACTTATATCAAGCCTATCTATGTCAGTGTGTAATGTGGGTCACTCTCCCTCTTGTCTAAGGAGATTACAGGATTTTCCTCTCCGTCAACTGTGTGACTCTTCGtgactctctcttcctctctctctatctttgtgtacgtgtgtcagtcagtcagtcttaaATAGCCAGCACACTGACCCAGTTAGTCAGGAAGACCTGTTTGTTTTAGGTTACATGGTTACAGTAGCCAATGGATTAACTGTTGGTAGATAACACCATCCACATCCACTCAGTTCTTGATTTAAGACCTACTGTATTTGATGTGGGAATAGTGTGTATCCCAAAAGGAAAGAAATAGCACTGCATAGGCCTCATAGTTTTCAATATAATCACTGACGCTGACATGTTGAATCTTATATTAACGTATGCATAATAAGAAATATTCTGATCGACATTGCTGTCGCTTGGTTTGTGCTTAGCTTCATGGCAAGAAGATTCTAAAGCTTCTCCAGAAGATCTTTAGCTGGTTGCCCCTGGCGACAGTAATTGACCACAAGGTGTTGGTTCTGCACGGCGGTATCTCAGACACCACGGACCTTCACCTCATATCCAGGGTGGACAGACACAAAGTAAAACCTCACAAACCCCTCGCTTAAAGGAATAGTTGACCTGTAGCAAAGTATGACCTCACAGAACCCTTCTCTTTAGTTCACCCACATTACTTAAATGTAGCTGAGCATCAATTAGACACTTATTGATGAATCCTCTTAGTCTATTCTAGCCTTAGTATAGATAGGTGTAATGAAAACCCCAAAATAGTGGATCCCTAAATATCCCTAAACCTAAATATATAGTGGGTCTCCTTGGTTGAGAAGCTTAAGTTGATTGCATGCCCAGATCACTTTGCTCATTGTTTAATCATGTTTGTACAGCATTGCTCATTGTAGAATGGATCATGACAATACTTGTGTCTGTAGTATGTTTCAGCTCTCCGGCCTCCCAagaggaagaggcagagcagGTCAGGTATGACGGACTCCAATCTAGAAGACGATGACCCAACCTCCAAGCCTGTGGACAGCAGCAGGCGCCGGGTCCGCTCCCTGACCCACAGCAGCAGCACAGGGACCAGGCACGAGGTCCAGCGTCGCTCCCTGCAGGGCCTGAACAACAGGGTGACCTGCTCTGTAGAAGAGGAGCTGAAGGAGCGACGCAGGCAGGCCGGACTCAGCCAGTCCTACAGAGACCTCCGTAACTCCCTGGCTAACtctgaccctgactctgacccaGACTCTGGAGAGCTGCTGGAGTCGTACGGGAACGAGTGGAAACAGGTAACTGAGATCAGACACCATTTACGTCACATCTATTTGTTAGAGTAGGATTAAAGGCAAAATAACAGTTGGTGATGTTTTAGGAGGATGATCCATATTGGACTGAAAGGATTAGGATAGCAGGAGCTGATGGAGTTAAATGCTGACTTTTGTTTATATACTGGGGTGGAATTGATTTGAGTTCTACCTTTATTTGAAGAATAGCCAAGATGATTGAAAGCAATAAATAGACTGATTTGGGTGGACATTGTTAGTCTACAGAACCAGTGAAAGCCTACAGTGGAAGGCCATCCCCCTAGTGGTGGTATTAACTAGAAACTGCACCCTGGTGTTGTCTGTCTGGGCTGCAGATTGTAGACATGCTGTGGAGCGACCCCATGCCCCAGGATGGCTGTGTCCCCAACGAGGTGCGAGGTGGAGGATGTTACTGGGGTCCTGACGTGACAGAAGAGGTCCTGCGACGTCACAACCTCACGCTGCTCATACGCTCACATGAGTGCAAGCAGGAGGGCTACGAGTTCTGCCACAACCGCAGGGTGAGGAAggccacagatagacagagcacAATCAAAAGGGAATTAAATATGCAGTAAACTGTAGCAAAAATAATTATTGCCGCCATCTATTTGAAAAAGGAATACAAACTGTGAGTGTTTGATCAAATCCTCTAAGAGTAGGCAAAATAGCTTTGAGATATAAAGCAAAATCTAACCTTTCAATAATGCttgttctttctctttctctaggTCCTAACCATATTTTCTGCATCTAACTACTATGAGGTGGGAAGCAACAGAGGAGCGTACATCAGGATGGGTCCTGACCTGGTGCCTCACTTCATCCAGTACCAGGCCAACAGGGCTACCAGGGAGCTCACACTGAGACAAAGGTAACATAGGGGACTCTGGGACACAgggagcccaattctgatatttttctccACTTTTTCTccattggtattttgaccaatcagatcagctctttgccaataattgggaaaaagatcagaattggactgcctgtgtaaacgcaaccattgtgtcaccgcctggtatggcaactgctcggcatccgaccgtaaggcgctacagagggtagtgcgtacggcccagtacatcactggggccaagcttcctgctgtccaggacctatatactaggcagtgtcagaggaaggcccaaatacttgtcaaagactccagtcacccaagtcatagactgttctctctgctactgcacggcaagcggtaccagatcaccaagtctaggaccaaaaggctccttaacggcttctacccccaagccataagactgctgaacaattaatcaaatggccacccggactatttacattgaccccctttgtttttatactgctgctactcgctgtttattatctatgcatagtcactttacccaaattacctcgactaacctgtaccccgcacattgactcggtaccagtaccccctgtatatagcctcattcttttattgtgtaaaaaa
It encodes the following:
- the LOC121583530 gene encoding serine/threonine-protein phosphatase with EF-hands 2-like yields the protein MRAALLIQRWYRQYVARLEMRRRCTWNIFQSIEYAGEQDQIKLYNFFGYLMDHFTPASSERNLISHIFRENNICRNVDWERYFCYKSIEVPELYSGPHLSFPITFSNAAELVEAFKNKQQLHSRYVLQLLGETWRLLRILPNISQISTCHSKEITICGDLHGHLEDLLLVFYKNGLPSSEKPYVFNGDFVDRGKNSLEILLILFSFLLVYPNDVHLNRGNHEDHIVNLRYGFTKEVLGKYRLHGKKILKLLQKIFSWLPLATVIDHKVLVLHGGISDTTDLHLISRVDRHKYVSALRPPKRKRQSRSGMTDSNLEDDDPTSKPVDSSRRRVRSLTHSSSTGTRHEVQRRSLQGLNNRVTCSVEEELKERRRQAGLSQSYRDLRNSLANSDPDSDPDSGELLESYGNEWKQIVDMLWSDPMPQDGCVPNEVRGGGCYWGPDVTEEVLRRHNLTLLIRSHECKQEGYEFCHNRRVLTIFSASNYYEVGSNRGAYIRMGPDLVPHFIQYQANRATRELTLRQSVGRTERSALRALREKLFAHKSDLISSFQEYDPENTGLISLGHWACAMEAVLRLGLPWRVLRSQLVGDTLDGMLDYQLWFRELAITEPNTELSNASLLETMYKHHSNLETIFRIIDTDNSGLISFEEFRQTWKLLSSHLQTEISDEAISDLAVSIDFNKDGSIDINEFMEAFRLVGGDLLQNEGGDPH